The Variovorax sp. S12S4 genome includes the window TGGCACTTCCGCCTTGGCTACGCGGTGCTTGCCCTGCTGCTGTTTCGCTTGCTGTGGGGCTTCGTGGGCGGACGCTGGTCGCGTTTTGCCTCGTTTTTCTACGGGCCCGGCTCCGTCGTCGCCTATCTGCGCGGGCGGGCTGATCCGGACCACGTGATCGGCCACACGCCGCTTGGCGCCCTGTCGGTATTTGCCGTTCTCGCAGTGCTGGCCCTTCAGGTTGCCACCGGGCTGGTGGCGGACGATGAGATTTCCGCGGCGGGCCCGCTCACGCGCTTTGTGTCAGGCGAGGTGGTAAGCCTTGCAACCGGCTGGCACAAGGGGCAGGGGAAAACGATCGTGATCGCGCTGGTCAGCCTCCATGTGCTGGCGGTGCTGTTCTATGTGCTGGTCAAGCGGCATCGACTGGTGCGGCCCATGGTTTCGGGCGACAAGCTGATCAGGCCGGCCGGCAGCCAGGTCGCGCCCAGCCGGGACGACGCCGCCTCCCGCGGACTCGCGCTGGTTCTGTTCGCGGTGTGCGCGGGCGTGGCGTATTGGGTTGCGTCGCTGCGCGTATGAGCTTTTCGGTTTCACGCCCTCTGCCGCTGGCCGACACGCCGGCCGTCGTGCTCCTCGCGCCCGACGAAGCCCATGAGCTCGATGCGGCACGCGCGATCTTTCGCGACTACGCGGCGTCGCTGGGCATCGACCTGTGCTTCCAGAATTTCGAAGAAGAAGTTGCCACGCTTCCGGGCGACTACGCGGAGCCGCGCGGTGCCCTGCTGCTGGCCCTGGTCGACGCGGCCCACATCAAGGAAGCGGCGGGACAACAGGCGCCCACCCTGATGCGTCCCAACGGAACGCTGGCGCACGTGGCCGGCTGCTGTGCCCTGCGCCCGCTCGACAATGCCGACTACGCAAATGCCGCCGAAATGAAGCGCCTGTTCGTGCGACCCGGCTTTCGGGGACTGGGTGTCGGCCGCCAGTTGGCCGAAGCCATCCTCGATGCGGCACGCGGCGCGGGTTATGCCTGCGTGCTGCTCGACACTTTGGACGACATGGAATCGGCCCGGGCGCTCTATGAAGATCTGGGCTTCGAGGAAGTGCCGCCCTACTATCACAACCCGATTGCGGGCGCGCACTACCTCAAGGTCGATCTCTAGCTACTCAGCCGCGAGCTTGCGCCAGCAGCGTCTCGGCGTTGCTGACCTCGAACTTGCCCGGTGCTTCGACATTGAGCGTGGCCACTTTGCCGTCTTTCACAAGCATCGAATAACGGTTGCTGCGCAGGCCCATGCCGCGGGCGGTCAGGTCGAGCGTGAGGCCGATCGCCTTGGCGAAATCGGCGCTGCCGTCGGCCAGCATGCGCACCTTGGTGCCGGTCTTCTGGTCGCGCGCCCAGGCGCCCATCACGAATGCGTCGTTCACGCTCACGCACCAGATCTCGTCCACGCCGGCGGCCTTGAAGTCGTCGAAGTGCTGCACATAGCCCGGCACGTGCTTGGCCGAGCAGGTGGGCGTGAAGGCGCCCGGCAGCGCGAACAGCGCAATGGTCTTGCCAGCCGTGGCCTTGCTCACGTCCACCGGGTTCGGGCCGATGCTGCAGCCTTCGCCCTCGACCTCGGAATATTCCTGCAGGGTTGCCGAAGGAAGGGTGTCGCCGACTTTGATCATCTAGATGCTCCTGAAAAAGAAAAACGGCCCACATTGTGGGCCGTTTCGAGTTGGGTTGCCTTTTGCGAGGCTTCCCGATGCAGTTCAACCAGCGATCAGACCAGCACGGCCTTTTCGACCAGACGGGTCACGACCCAGTTCTTGGTCTTCGAGATCGGACGGCTTTCCGTGATCTCGATGGTGTCGCCCAGCTTGTACTCGCCCTTTTCGTCATGGGCGTGGTACTTGCTCGTCTTGGCCACGATCTTGCCGTAGAGCTCGTGCTTCACACGGCGCTCGACCAGCACGGTCACGGTCTTGGCACGCTTGTCGCTGACCACCTTGCCGATCAAGGTGCGCTTGAGGGATTTTTTAGCTTCCGTCATGTTCACTCCTTACTTGGCGGCTTGGGTTTCTTGCTGCTTCTGAGCAAGAATGGTCTTGGCGCGCGCGATGTCGCGGCGCGTCACGCGCAGCGTCGAGGTGTTCGACAGCTGTTGCGTGGCTTTCTGCATGCGCAGACCGAAATGGGCCTTCTGCAGGTCCTTGATTTCAGCTTGCAGGCCTGCGACGTCCTTCGTGCGCAGCGTTGCAGCCTTGGTCACCTTGGCCGGAGCCGCGGTTTCTTTTTTCTTACGTGTTGCCATGGATGTTCTCCTCTCAGGCGCCGAGCTGGCGAGCGACGAACGTCGTACGCAGCGGAAGCTTGGCGGCGGCCAGGCGGAACGCTTCGCGGGCGAGTTCTTCGGGCACGCCGACGATCTCGAACACGATCTTGCCAGGCTGGATTTCAGCGACGTAGTACTCGGGGTTGCCCTTACCGTTACCCATCCGCACTTCGGCGGGCTTGGTAGAGATCGGCTTGTCCGGGAACACGCGGATCCAGATACGGCCACCGCGCTTCACGTGACGCGAAATCGCGCGACGAGCGGCTTCGATCTGGCGCGCCGTGAGGCGGCCGCGGTCGGTGCATTTGAGACCGAAGTCACCGAACGCAACCGAGTTACCCGTGGTTGCGATGCCGGTGTTGCGGCCCTTTGTTCCTTGCGGAACTTTCTGCGTGCAGGTTGCAGCATTTTTAATACTCCGTAGTTCTAAGACCGATCACTCGGTCTTGGCACCGTCAGCTGCTGCAGCTGGCGCGGCTTTGCGGACGCGCTTAACGGCGGGTTTCGAGTCTGCACCCGGAGCAGCGGGAGCTGCGCCAGTAGCTTCTGCGGGCTTGTCGCTGCCGTCGGCCGGTGCGGTGTTGCCACCGATCGGGCCACGGGCACCGGCGCGAGGGCCGGGACCACGACGATCGCCACCCGGACGGTCGCCACCAGGGCGGCCATCGCGGCGCGGACCACGCGGGCGACGCTCTTCGTCGGGACGCGGCGTTTCGACGGCCGGCAGGTCGTTACGACCCAGCGTGTCGCCCTTGTAGACCCAGACCTTGACGCCGATGACGCCGTAGGTGGTCTTGGCTTCCGAGGTGCCGTAGTCGATGTCGGCGCGCAGCGTGTGGAGGGGCAC containing:
- the rpmC gene encoding 50S ribosomal protein L29, with protein sequence MTKAATLRTKDVAGLQAEIKDLQKAHFGLRMQKATQQLSNTSTLRVTRRDIARAKTILAQKQQETQAAK
- a CDS encoding peroxiredoxin, yielding MIKVGDTLPSATLQEYSEVEGEGCSIGPNPVDVSKATAGKTIALFALPGAFTPTCSAKHVPGYVQHFDDFKAAGVDEIWCVSVNDAFVMGAWARDQKTGTKVRMLADGSADFAKAIGLTLDLTARGMGLRSNRYSMLVKDGKVATLNVEAPGKFEVSNAETLLAQARG
- a CDS encoding GNAT family N-acetyltransferase, which gives rise to MSFSVSRPLPLADTPAVVLLAPDEAHELDAARAIFRDYAASLGIDLCFQNFEEEVATLPGDYAEPRGALLLALVDAAHIKEAAGQQAPTLMRPNGTLAHVAGCCALRPLDNADYANAAEMKRLFVRPGFRGLGVGRQLAEAILDAARGAGYACVLLDTLDDMESARALYEDLGFEEVPPYYHNPIAGAHYLKVDL
- the rpsQ gene encoding 30S ribosomal protein S17 gives rise to the protein MTEAKKSLKRTLIGKVVSDKRAKTVTVLVERRVKHELYGKIVAKTSKYHAHDEKGEYKLGDTIEITESRPISKTKNWVVTRLVEKAVLV
- a CDS encoding cytochrome b/b6 domain-containing protein, which produces MTDSSVAAMRAAAPDTPVRARIWDLPTRVFHWVLSVAVIGLIATGLGGVMEWHFRLGYAVLALLLFRLLWGFVGGRWSRFASFFYGPGSVVAYLRGRADPDHVIGHTPLGALSVFAVLAVLALQVATGLVADDEISAAGPLTRFVSGEVVSLATGWHKGQGKTIVIALVSLHVLAVLFYVLVKRHRLVRPMVSGDKLIRPAGSQVAPSRDDAASRGLALVLFAVCAGVAYWVASLRV